The following are encoded together in the Penicillium digitatum chromosome 3, complete sequence genome:
- a CDS encoding Aldolase-type TIM barrel has product MGIMRLELLHFKLQSGTSTSLESRVQPTMEEAKARIDAWYESGRLFFPKKRIRELGEQLKGLPATGGKIVIEDLNGDTIEGVVPKAEGKFAGMKLGIEYKDARHLKDEIDGCWGVGPLGFSPLQVVYWRYDVLDDETRDHETVVREFGEKIRIWEASEACKKFKSTLSQNVSSHEIDTIVGFACGSLSRPYNPRTDYQHALLMTLKNWLREQAPSKKLHCYIQDPINTSADKKILAEFEFDVVEDPVGWDTVTEQSVVLSIAPNVPVKQIVENIARPAIVIWAAIKDVDRHIIDPDTSRTRKMREHYDVYDLGDEKHLGDAVIYIRKEKVVPVCKSG; this is encoded by the exons ATGGGTATAATGCGCTTGGAGCTGTTGCATTTCAAGCTCCAGTCAGGCACTTCTACTAGCCTGGAGTCCCGTGTACAACCAACAATGGAGGAAGCGAAAGCGCGCATCGATGCCTGGTATGAGTCCGGCAGACTGTTCttccccaaaaaaaggattcGAGAGCTTGGGGAGCAGTTGAAAGGTCTACCCGCTACGGGAGGGAAAATCGTCATCGAGGATCTTAACGGGGACACAATTGAAGGTGTGGTACCAAAGGCCGAAGGGAAATTTGCCGG CATGAAGCTTGGCATAGAATACAAAGATGCACGACATCTCAAGGATGAGATCGATGGGTGTTGGGGCGTTGGACCGTTAGGATTCTCTCCCCTACAAGTGGTATACTGGAGGTATGATGTGCTCGACGATGAGACCCGTGACCATGAGACCGTAGTTCGGGAGTTTGGAGAGAAGATCCGGATCTGGGAGGCCAGTGAGGCCTGCAAGAAGTTCAAATCGACGTTGTCCCAGAATGTCAGTAGCCATGAGATCGACACTATAGTCGGATTTGCCTGCGGTAGCCTGTCACGGCCATACAACCCTCGAACTGACTACCAGCACGCACTGCTTATGACCCTGAAGAACTGGCTGAGAGAACAAGctccgagcaagaagctccaCTGCTACATCCAGGATCCGATAAACACCTCTGCTGACAAGAAAATTCTCGCCGAATTTGAATTTGACGTGGTTGAGGATCCGGTTGGCTGGGACACTGTCACTGAGCAGTCAGTTGTGCTATCTATAGCACCTAATGTGCCTGTCAAGCAAATCGTCGAGAATATTGCTAGACCCGCTATTGTGATCTGGGCTGCCATCAAAGATGTGGATCGTCACAT CATTGACCCTGATACTTCCCGTACTAGAAAAATGAGGGAGCATTACGATGTGTATGATCTTGGAGACGAGAAGCATTTGGGGGACGCTGTGATCTATATCCGGAAGGAGAAGGTTGTCCCAGTCTGCAAGTCGGGGTGA
- a CDS encoding Aldolase-type TIM barrel has translation MASERAIDREERQGLRAIRDFLKARNSYDVLPLSFRLIIFDTSLSVKESLNILIQNGIVSAPLWDSKASKFAGLLTTSDYINVIQYYFQNPAALDQIDQFRLDSLREVEKALGVAPPETVSIDPERPLYDACRRMLESRARRIPLVTSDSQTERPHVLSVITQYRILKFVAVNVPDTQQLRRPLGELLLGSYDNVATASMDTPVIDVIHILVERSISSVPIVNSEGVVYNVFESVDVITLIKGGFYDDLSLTVGEALKKRSPGFPGIYTCSLNDGLDTIFDTIRKSRVHRLVVVDEHFKLKGVLTLSDILHYILLEGENEEA, from the exons ATGGCCTCCGAGCGAGCGATCGATCGGGAAGAGCGACAGGGCCTT CGTgccattcgcgatttcctCAAGGCCCGAAACTCCTACGATGTCCTACCACTCAGCTTCCGACTCATCATCTTCGATACATCGCTTTCCGTCAAGGAGAGTCTGAACATTCTGATTCAAAACG GCATCGTTTCAGCTCCGTTGTGGGATTCCAAAGCCTCCAAATTTGCAGGTCTTCTGACCACCTCCGACTACATCAATGTCATCCAATACTATTTTCAGAACCCCGCTGCGCTGGATCAGATCGATCAATTCCGCCTGGACAGTTTGCGAG AAGTTGAAAAAGCGCTAGGCGTGGCACCGCCAGAGACCGTCTCCATCGATCCAGAGCGCCCTCTCTACGATGCCTGTCGGCGCATGTTGGAATCGCGCGCCCGCCGTATCCCCCTCGTCACTAGCGATAGCCAGACCGAGCGGCCCCACGTTCTTAGCGTCATCACGCAATACCGGATCTTGAAGTTCGTCGCCGTCAATGTCCCCGATACGCAGCAGCTACGGCGTCCACTAGGTGAACTCTTGCTAGGATCCTATGATAACGTTGCTACGGCTTCGATGGATACCCCGGTCATTGATGTCATCCACATTTTGGTCGAGCGTAGCATTTCCAGTGTGCCGATCGTGAACTCGGAAGGCGTGGTGTATAACGTATTTGAGTCGGTCGACGTTATCACTTTGATCAAGGGCGGTTTCTACGATGATTTGAGTCTCACAGTTGGGGAAGCACTGAAGAAACGTTCTCCG GGTTTCCCGGGTATCTACACCTGTTCACTGAATGATGGACTGGATACTATCTTTGATACCATTCGTAAATCGCGAGTGCACCGTCTCGTCGTTGTGGATGAGCATTTCAAACTCAAGGGCGTTCTGACTCTGAGTGATATCTTGCACTACATTCTTCTCGAGGGAGAGAACGAAGAGGCGTGA
- a CDS encoding Sad1/UNC-like, C-terminal produces MPPKRATRRAGATPQRPHQQPEFESILDLVQGPDLPSVPVQASFNYGAATTTALPQRMSIRPNIGIDQMAGVVDARLEVARKRTAATKKKQGSQARQSKREPTPDEVQLQQSLHIAADERSDKTPSPPVPHSVSTDSSPDARPPLQRPLSNSPLYPSPLQRAGSHIHSPLGSSSPFRHSSVDNASEASWNLERDINEDDLQRTRPSKHGRNITAPPRRISGLANVPEEVEEEEEDVKFESAIYHDLEPDVPKESFLRRWLGAVRPQGQETQSHNEPPSEVRRKSWMQAFEAVMKGPYHNWIRCAFCFLLFLSFIFMPLIAVKLRAYLDHGAFDWDSSSNISIAQPEVFHSLRSQISKLDIQMSSLSNEISSVRSEQPFSNIHDSTPTDASLHRKPVYKVNFLSVALGAIIDPAKTSPTLGPKHGATFRALLWASSFATRRSIRAPQSPISALSTWEEVGDCWCSAPRNGTTQLSVLLGRDIVAEELVVEHIPVGASLEPEAAPRTIELWARFKVNPHKAPVKARPTPEARPSRGFLKLFGDATVSQAPPSTQAPSSRETGLGGFLIPGIGSLHGLVMDLLRRSNPFEPPSAYSDDPVLGPNFYRIGKVEYDLHSPDYVQTFKLNTIVDVSTIRVDKVVFRVTSNWGAKHTCIYRFKLHGHL; encoded by the coding sequence ATGCCGCCCAAACGTGCTACGCGCCGGGCTGGCGCGACTCCCCAACGACCACATCAACAACCCGAATTTGAGTCCATACTGGACCTTGTGCAAGGGCCTGATTTGCCTAGCGTTCCAGTCCAGGCATCGTTTAACTATGGCGCTGCTACTACCACAGCATTACCTCAGCGAATGTCGATACGGCCCAATATTGGAATCGATCAGATGGCTGGAGTAGTCGATGCCCGTCTTGAGGTTGCTCGGAAGCGGACAGCCGCTacaaaaaagaagcaaggcTCCCAAGCACGTCAGTCAAAGCGTGAGCCAACCCCTGACGAAGTTCAGCTTCAGCAGTCCCTGCACATTGCGGCAGATGAACGCTCCGATAAAACTCCTTCGCCTCCTGTTCCACATTCGGTCTCCACAGACTCTAGCCCGGACGCTCGACCCCCATTGCAACGTCCGTTATCGAACTCACCACTATATCCCTCGCCGCTTCAACGGGCGGGATCTCACATTCATAGTCCGCTGGGTAGCAGCTCGCCATTCCGCCACAGCTCCGTTGACAATGCATCTGAGGCGTCTTGGAATCTGGAACGTGATATCAACGAAGATGACTTGCAAAGAACGCGACCAAGCAAACATGGACGCAACATCACAGCGCCCCCTCGACGAATTTCTGGCTTGGCTAATGTCCCCGAGGAGgtagaagaagaggaagaagatgtcAAGTTTGAATCGGCAATATACCATGATTTAGAGCCGGATGTCCCCAAGGAAAGTTTCTTGCGTCGATGGCTAGGAGCAGTGCGGCCCCAAGGTCAGGAGACCCAAAGTCATAATGAACCCCCCAGCGAGGTACGCCGAAAAAGCTGGATGCAGGCATTCGAAGCGGTGATGAAGGGCCCCTATCATAATTGGATTCGGTGCGCCTTCTGTTTCCTTTTGTTCCTGAGCTTTATTTTCATGCCCCTGATTGCCGTGAAACTTCGCGCATATCTAGACCACGGTGCTTTTGATTGGGATTCGTCTTCCAACATAAGCATCGCTCAACCGGAAGTTTTCCACAGCCTTCGGAGCCAGATCTCAAAACTGGACATTCAGATGTCATCCTTGTCAAATGAGATCAGTTCTGTTCGATCAGAACAGCCATTTTCCAATATTCATGATTCGACGCCCACAGATGCAAGCCTTCATCGGAAACCGGTCTACAAAGTCAATTTCCTTTCGGTGGCGTTGGGGGCAATTATTGACCCAGCGAAAACCTCGCCGACTTTAGGTCCCAAACACGGCGCTACTTTCCGAGCACTCCTCTGGGCAAGTTCGTTTGCAACCAGGCGCTCCATTCGAGCACCGCAATCTCCCATTTCTGCCCTCAGCACGTGGGAAGAGGTCGGAGACTGTTGGTGCAGTGCTCCTCGCAATGGAACGACCCAGCTATCTGTACTTCTAGGCCGGGACATTGTGGCAGAAGAGTTGGTAGTCGAGCACATTCCCGTGGGCGCCTCTCTGGAACCAGAGGCAGCACCTCGAACAATCGAGCTGTGGGCTCGCTTCAAAGTGAACCCCCACAAAGCACCAGTCAAAGCCAGACCAACACCTGAGGCTAGACCTAGCCGTGGTTTCCTGAAACTCTTCGGTGATGCCACGGTGTCACAAGCGCCACCGTCAACCCAGGCACCTTCCTCCCGCGAAACAGGACTTGGAGGATTCCTTATTCCTGGAATCGGCTCACTTCATGGGTTGGTGATGGATCTATTGCGTCGAAGCAACCCCTTCGAGCCTCCAAGCGCTTACTCAGACGACCCAGTTCTCGGCCCCAACTTCTACCGCATCGGGAAGGTCGAATATGACCTCCACAGCCCAGACTACGTGCAGACATTCAAGCTCAACACCATAGTCGACGTCTCAACAATCCGTGTCGACAAGGTTGTTTTCCGAGTTACTTCAAATTGGGGTGCCAAGCACACCTGCATCTACCGATTCAAGTTACACGGGCATCTCTAG
- a CDS encoding WD repeat-containing protein, which translates to MENQRRDDSPSGLSDIVEGDGLLGTGLTTRHIEAFGRKVTTTAEHLMGPGEQSTGHLHNAMTGIHRELRRPATQRRVFSLTQTTPSDLVRSKLSTTEIQSRALSSLPDDLLANIPEDTSSYSLFQGFQASVPDDVPEKKRHRRRSSKGKLLKDAERGGTLTAGAAGLKDQRKSLSRKLELMGIRKNMCSAEIHEIDNKVANLHKMRKIVLDRLAGLEMDEAGLEQELTDLENKLEDLPEEEESQDTSIATPRSDGQDGPVALSGDPAMDASFMSESIYEKIPSPSSKSLRHRSNRKRSMPILHEHFAPGSLIKEIEAHTDMVAAIDFDYPFGTMVSAALDDTVRVWDMNGGRCSGFLEGHNASVRCLQVMDNIVATGSMDASVKLWDLSRARPATRDGRLNKHERDQEEGAAEHNFPVPPSSNLEDCNVFSLEAHVDEVTAIHFKGDTLISGSADKTLRQWDLVKGRCVQTLDVLWASAQSSSSVTGDSDWRPSGRMPDASADFIGAVQCFDAALACGTADGMVRLWDLRSGHVHRSLVGHTGPVTCLQFDDVHLVTGSLDRSIRIWDLRMGSIYDAYAYDKPITDMMFDSKRIVAAAGESVVKVYDKADGNHWDCGPGVGLDDDGPLPATVERVCLKDGYLVEGRKDGTMAAWTSRSCKSRSRRVCASLRGRDLQASESTLTFCSVARNKNKALL; encoded by the exons ATGGAGAACCAGCGCCGTGACGACTCGCCGTCGGGTCTGTCAGACATCGTCGAGGGCGACGGCCTTCTGGGTACCGGCTTAACG ACTCGTCACATTGAGGCATTCGGACGAAAAGTCACAACAACCGCGGAACACCTGATGGGTCCGGGCGAACAGAGCACCGGCCACTTGCACAATGCCATGACCGGCATCCACCGCGAGTTACGGCGACCGGCCACGCAGCGCAGGGTGTTCTCTCTAACACAAACAACACCATCCGACCTTGTCCGCTCAAAGCTTTCGACCACCGAGATCCAGTCGCGTGCCCTTTCATCCCTCCCGGACGATCTTCTCGCCAACATCCCCGAAGATACCAGCTCCTACTCCCTTTTCCAAGGCTTCCAGGCCTCCGTTCCAGATGATGTGCCGGAGAAGAAGCGACACCGAAGGCGAAGCTCCAAGGGGAAGCTTCTCAAGGACGCCGAGAGAGGTGGCACCTTGACTGCCGGCGCGGCCGGGCTAAAGGATCAGCGGAAATCGCTGAGTCGCAAATTGGAGTTGATGGGAATTCGCAAGAATATGTGCAGTGCGGAGATCCATGAAATTGATAACAAGGTTGCCAACTTGCACAAAATGCGCAAGATTGTCCTCGATCGATTGGCCGGCTTGGAAATGGACGAAGCGGGATTGGAGCAAGAAC TGACGGATCTCGAGAATAAATTGGAAGATTTACCAGAAGAGGAGGAATCACAGGACACATCAATTGCGACGCCGCGGTCAGACGGCCAGGATGGTCCCGTTGCGTTGTCGGGAGATCCAGCGATGGACGCTTCGTTCATGTCAGAATCGATTTATGAGAAGATCCCCTCGCCTTCATCCAAAAGTCTACGACATCGATCTAACC GGAAACGGTCGATGCCAATCCTACATGAACACTTCGCCCCAGGGTCTTTGATCAAGGAAATAGAAGCGCACACCGACATGGTCGCGGCGATCGACTTCGACTATCCATTTGGCACTATGGTCAGCGCTGCACTAGATGATACTGTGAGAGTTTGGGACATGAATGGGGGCCGATGCTCCGGTTTCTTGGAGGGCCACAATGCCTCGGTTCGATGTCTGCAAGTAATGGATAACATCGTGGCCACAGGGTCCATGGATGCCTCCGTCAAGCTGTGGGACCTGAGTCGTGCTCGGCCCGCTACCCGGGATGGACGCCTCAACAAGCATGAGCGTGACCAAGAGGAGGGAGCTGCAGAGCACAATTTCCCAGTACCGCCGTCCTCTAACCTCGAAGACTGTAACGTATTCTCCCTCGAGGCACACGTCGACGAGGTGACAGCGATTCATTTCAAGGGTGATACCCTCATTTCAGGATCTGCAGACAAGACACTCAGACAATGGGATCTTGTCAAAGGCCGCTGTGTCCAAACTCTGGACGTTTTGTGGGCGTCCGCCCAGTCATCGTCGTCCGTGACCGGAGACTCCGACTGGCGACCATCGGGTCGCATGCCCGATGCTTCGGCCGACTTTATTGGCGCAGTGCAGTGCTTTGACGCTGCGCTGGCATGCGGTACAGCAGATGGCATGGTCCGCCTCTGGGATTTGCGCAGTGGTCATGTCCATCGTAGCCTTGTAGGACACACGGGGCCAGTCACATGTCTACAGTTTGACGATGTGCATCTGGTCACGGGTAGTCTCGATCGCAGCATCCGG ATTTGGGATCTACGTATGGGCTCTATTTACGACGCTTATGCCTACGACAAGCCAATCACCGACATGATGTTCGACTCCAAACGAATCGTGGCAGCTGCCGGAGAGAGTGTGGTCAAGGTCTACGACAAGGCCGATGGTAACCACTGGGACTGCGGTCCAGGTGTCGGGCTTGACGACGATGGGCCACTCCCTGCGACCGTCGAGCGGGTTTGTCTTAAGGACGGCTACCTCGTGGAGGGGCGTAAAGACGGCACTATGGCTGCCTGGACGT CTAGAAGCTGCAAGTCACGTTCCCGTCGCGTCTGCGCGTCTCTCCGGGGTCGCGATCTACAGGCTTCGGAGTCTACATTGACATTCTGTTCTGTG GCACGAAACAAGAACAAAGCACTCCTTTAG
- a CDS encoding Chorismate mutase, which produces MDTAIDLSDALKALDLANIRFQLIRLEDTITFHLIERVQFPLNKTVYVPGGVKIPNSELSLLDYLLREQERIQSRVRRYQSPDEYPFFPDVLEEPILQPLEYPRILHENDVCVNDVIKERYIREVLPAVCPKFGREDRGETQENYGSSATCDVACLQALSRRIHFGKFVAESKFQKDPETFVRLIKAEDRAGIDAAITNSAVELKVLERLGLKAKTYGTDPAFPDENGPKINIDAVVAMYKECVIPLTKIVEVEYLMQRLKGTQWE; this is translated from the exons ATGGATACCGCCATTGACCTCTCCGATGCCCTCAAGGCATTGGACCTTGCTAATATTCGATTTCAGTTGAT TCGACTAGAAGACACAATTACCTTCCATTTGATCGAACGGGTTCAATTCCCGCTGAACAAGACCGTCTATGTCCCCGGCGGCGTTAAGATTCCCAACAGCGAGCTCAGTCTGCTAGACTACCTGCTCCGCGAACAAGAGCGCATACAGTCCCGAGTTCGCCGCTACCAATCACCAGACGAGTACCCATTCTTCCCGGACGTGCTTGAAGAACCGATCCTGCAGCCGCTGGAATACCCGCGCATCTTGCACGAGAACGATGTCTGCGTCAACGACGTGATCAAGGAACGGTACATCCGCGAGGTCCTGCCGGCAGTGTGTCCCAAATTTGGACGGGAGGACCGTGGTGAGACGCAGGAGAACTACGGCTCCTCGGCGACCTGCGACGTCGCTTGTTTGCAGGCGTTGTCGCGCCGCATTCATTTTGGAAAGTTTGTTGCTGAGTCGAAGTTCCAGAAAGACCCCGAGACTTTTGTGCGTTTGATCAAGGCCGAGGATCGGGCGGGGATCGATGCTGCTATTACCAATTCTGCCGTTGAGCTGAAGGTTCTTGAGCGCTTGGGTCTCAAGGCGAAGACTTACGGCACCGATCCTGCTTTTCCCGATGAAAATGGACCCAAAATTAACATTGATGCTGTCGTTGCTATGTACAAG GAATGTGTCATCCCATTGACCAAGAT